The Spirosoma foliorum genome has a window encoding:
- the ctlX gene encoding citrulline utilization hydrolase CtlX yields the protein MQSQATSHILMIRPVRFGFNEQTAESNAFQDSQLAAQTKGTAQEDAQQEFDEMTRQLQAMGIDVMVYEDTVEPHTPDSIFPNNWVSFHASGRVVLYPMQAENRRLERRQDIIDDLSERFHVDTIIDLTYFEQEGKFLEGTGSLVLDRMNRVAFASLSPRTHPDVVAEFSRQTGYRTVVFHSADANGQAIYHTNVLMCIAESCAIVCLAAISDPDERLMVRQELEGLNKRVIEISLEQMAAFAGNMLMITNGKGQKLLVMSTRAFESLTPKQIDQLDDYATLVHFNLSVIEANGGGSARCMMTEVHLPRK from the coding sequence ATGCAATCTCAGGCTACTTCCCATATCTTAATGATTCGCCCTGTTCGTTTTGGATTTAACGAACAGACGGCAGAGTCCAACGCCTTTCAGGATAGTCAACTGGCTGCGCAAACGAAGGGTACAGCGCAGGAAGACGCCCAGCAAGAATTTGATGAGATGACTCGGCAATTGCAGGCCATGGGTATCGATGTAATGGTGTATGAAGACACGGTTGAGCCGCATACACCTGACTCGATTTTCCCAAACAACTGGGTTTCCTTCCATGCGAGCGGTCGGGTGGTGTTGTATCCAATGCAGGCTGAAAACCGCCGACTCGAACGTCGGCAGGATATTATTGATGATCTCAGCGAGCGGTTTCACGTTGATACTATCATTGACTTAACCTACTTTGAGCAGGAGGGTAAGTTTCTGGAAGGGACCGGAAGTCTGGTGCTTGATCGGATGAACCGGGTTGCCTTTGCCAGTCTTTCGCCCCGAACGCATCCAGATGTAGTGGCCGAATTTAGCCGCCAGACGGGCTATCGTACGGTGGTATTTCATTCGGCAGATGCCAATGGCCAGGCAATTTACCACACAAATGTGCTGATGTGTATCGCCGAGTCGTGTGCTATTGTCTGCCTTGCGGCCATCAGCGACCCCGACGAACGCCTTATGGTTCGCCAGGAACTGGAAGGCCTGAACAAACGTGTGATTGAGATTTCGTTGGAGCAAATGGCCGCTTTTGCGGGCAATATGCTCATGATTACCAACGGCAAAGGTCAGAAACTCCTCGTCATGTCGACTCGCGCGTTTGAGTCGCTAACGCCCAAGCAAATCGATCAGCTAGATGATTATGCCACGCTCGTTCATTTCAATCTATCGGTAATTGAGGCAAATGGAGGAGGGTCAGCCCGGTGTATGATGACTGAGGTACATCTTCCCAGGAAGTAA
- a CDS encoding MarR family winged helix-turn-helix transcriptional regulator — MNNQEAAVAEENKLASRYSACLLFSANALARAITAIGDEEFGRFGMCYSHAYMLCEVVAQPGITPSELSETLCLTPSTITRLVEKLEQKRFVRRESEGKRTLIYPTLEGEAIQPEISEAWDRVGARYSQVIGETDVCQLTKQIVKATKALGEPI; from the coding sequence ATGAACAACCAGGAAGCTGCCGTAGCTGAAGAAAATAAACTAGCCTCACGTTATAGTGCCTGTCTACTGTTTTCGGCAAATGCATTGGCTCGAGCCATTACAGCTATTGGTGATGAAGAATTTGGTCGCTTTGGGATGTGCTATTCACATGCATACATGTTATGTGAAGTGGTAGCTCAACCGGGTATTACCCCATCAGAATTGAGCGAAACGCTCTGTCTGACGCCGTCAACGATTACTCGATTGGTGGAAAAACTGGAGCAGAAACGGTTTGTTCGGCGGGAATCAGAAGGAAAACGAACATTAATCTACCCAACGCTGGAAGGGGAAGCCATTCAGCCTGAGATTTCTGAGGCTTGGGATCGGGTAGGAGCTCGTTACTCGCAGGTAATTGGCGAAACAGATGTTTGCCAATTGACGAAACAGATCGTGAAAGCGACGAAAGCGCTGGGGGAACCCATTTAA
- a CDS encoding SDR family oxidoreductase produces MKTHPQRTALITGANKGIGKEIARQLAQRGFTVFIGARDMAKGREASEELCQEGYDATCIHLDVTDPVSIRTACGTFSQQADHLDVLVNNAGVLEDHGGDILTLNAEMLDRTLKANVTGPILVIQDFLEHLQKSKSGARIINVSSGAGALNDMTTYAPAYSISKTALNAVTRQFAGALRGENIAVNCVDPGWVRTDMGGSNASRPVGKGAETIVWLATEAPQSETGKFWHDKKEVDW; encoded by the coding sequence ATGAAAACTCACCCTCAACGTACGGCTCTGATTACGGGGGCCAATAAAGGAATTGGAAAAGAAATTGCCCGGCAACTCGCTCAACGTGGGTTTACGGTATTCATAGGTGCCCGAGACATGGCTAAAGGGCGAGAAGCGTCGGAAGAGCTTTGTCAAGAAGGATATGATGCTACGTGCATACATCTCGATGTAACTGATCCCGTTAGTATTCGAACGGCTTGTGGTACATTTTCGCAACAGGCCGACCATTTAGATGTGCTCGTTAATAATGCTGGTGTCCTCGAAGATCATGGCGGAGATATTCTGACTCTGAATGCCGAAATGCTTGATCGAACGTTGAAAGCCAATGTGACCGGGCCTATTTTAGTCATTCAGGATTTTCTGGAGCATCTGCAAAAAAGTAAATCTGGTGCACGTATCATTAACGTATCGAGCGGAGCAGGTGCCCTTAACGATATGACAACCTATGCCCCAGCGTATAGCATCTCAAAAACGGCGCTTAATGCCGTAACGAGGCAATTTGCAGGCGCACTCCGAGGGGAGAATATAGCGGTCAATTGCGTTGATCCAGGCTGGGTGCGTACCGACATGGGTGGTTCAAATGCAAGCCGACCCGTTGGGAAAGGGGCCGAAACCATCGTCTGGTTAGCCACCGAAGCCCCTCAGTCCGAAACCGGCAAGTTCTGGCACGATAAGAAAGAGGTTGATTGGTAG
- a CDS encoding arginine deiminase family protein: protein MRSEQKSTDSGQAATATVTNSAIHYINVSSEIGTLKRLLIHSPDRGLGKVVPSKAQDWLFEDIVHLDMMRRDEYDYYVKILLYFLDPEKVRGKIATIGPDSDRSFFKPDHADYFKSDKVIDIQLLLADILADETIRIRLIAAICGIERTSFYTQQQLGQYEPAELAKIMISGSLPDLTMLFAPLPNFIFTRDIGIVINDHILLNKPAKPARTREALLAQYIFFHHPLFAGYQDKIIEIPDNEHAFLLPDIDVNRDVTRSTLEGGDVMMIAKRHLIIGVSERTTLYAAQQVMRLVFNKNLVDKVTIIKIPKKRDYMHIDTVFTQVKRNVWVLLGALARTGDEARKRDVIHFFAPKDVSEDLKILQFIKGIEHKPIEIENLEDLLTDISKNDLGATEPVQFIYSGNNEFPFGAREQWTDSCNLLALKDGVVVGYDRNEKTADAFRAAGFEVIGVAKLLARFEKGQSSPETIENTFIMLPSAELSRARGGSHCMSLPLLRADI from the coding sequence ATGAGAAGCGAACAGAAATCGACTGATTCAGGACAAGCTGCAACGGCTACCGTTACCAATTCAGCTATACATTATATTAATGTTTCTTCTGAAATAGGCACACTAAAGCGTTTGCTGATTCATAGCCCAGATCGGGGTTTGGGTAAGGTTGTGCCTTCAAAAGCGCAGGACTGGCTTTTCGAAGACATTGTACATCTGGACATGATGCGTCGGGATGAGTATGATTATTATGTCAAGATTCTGCTCTATTTTCTGGACCCAGAGAAAGTGCGGGGTAAAATAGCTACCATTGGTCCTGATTCTGATCGCTCATTTTTTAAACCCGATCACGCCGATTATTTTAAATCCGATAAAGTAATTGATATTCAGCTGCTACTGGCCGATATTCTGGCTGATGAAACCATTCGTATTCGCCTGATTGCAGCCATTTGTGGAATTGAACGGACATCATTTTATACCCAGCAACAATTGGGTCAGTATGAGCCTGCCGAACTGGCGAAAATTATGATTTCAGGCTCGTTACCCGATCTGACAATGCTCTTTGCGCCCTTACCAAATTTTATTTTTACGCGCGACATTGGCATTGTCATCAACGATCATATCCTGCTCAATAAACCGGCTAAACCAGCCCGCACCCGAGAAGCGCTACTAGCACAATATATATTCTTTCACCACCCACTTTTTGCGGGTTATCAGGATAAAATCATTGAGATTCCTGATAACGAACACGCCTTTCTGCTACCAGATATTGACGTAAATCGCGACGTAACCCGCTCTACCTTAGAAGGGGGCGATGTCATGATGATTGCCAAGCGGCATTTGATTATTGGCGTTAGCGAACGTACTACGCTGTATGCCGCTCAGCAGGTCATGCGCTTGGTTTTCAACAAGAATCTGGTTGATAAAGTAACGATCATTAAAATTCCCAAGAAGCGGGATTACATGCACATCGATACGGTGTTCACTCAGGTAAAACGTAATGTATGGGTGTTGCTCGGAGCGCTGGCGCGTACGGGCGATGAAGCCAGGAAACGGGACGTTATTCACTTTTTTGCCCCTAAAGACGTTTCAGAGGATTTAAAAATTCTCCAGTTTATTAAGGGTATAGAGCACAAACCGATCGAAATCGAAAACCTGGAGGATTTGCTGACTGATATTAGCAAAAACGATCTTGGCGCCACTGAACCTGTACAATTCATTTATTCGGGAAATAATGAGTTTCCGTTTGGCGCTCGCGAGCAATGGACCGATTCCTGTAATTTATTAGCGCTCAAAGATGGCGTAGTGGTGGGGTATGATCGAAACGAAAAAACGGCCGATGCGTTCCGGGCGGCTGGTTTTGAGGTGATTGGCGTGGCCAAGTTGCTGGCGCGTTTCGAAAAAGGACAGTCATCGCCCGAAACCATTGAAAATACATTCATTATGCTTCCTTCGGCCGAGTTAAGCCGAGCGCGGGGAGGGTCACATTGCATGAGTTTACCGCTGCTTAGAGCAGATATATAG
- a CDS encoding S8 family peptidase, whose amino-acid sequence MNTRKSTLLFILFFFSLLTASQAQLPIHTTRWKGLIMAPNAIQVVVSFGNDTLSIKTESDNRVLETMRYEQDGDTLFIQKITGQSSCENNALALYKLAYTNNGESFLLTPINDKCPERQQAFSSKTPFIRIRPDLNQPPQNWPYLDPKRDSVAGISLYKAYELLKDRKSVPVIVGVLDSGVDITHEDLRDVIWVNPKETPGNSVDDDKNGYTDDINGWNFMGAKDGTTYEYDQPEITQTYLVLRNKYDNVDPATIKPADKRQYNTFLSAKKQFLQRYKVSYPKYIAFADTAQFWRVAQQIQTQLPDTITSSLSISAINFRTDSVAIAVKSILADAYLPQYGSFKSYLGLVCKNWTRFRQAMGGEADIAYNPDYNPRKSVGDNPADPTERYYGSPKMLIGQSQQLAMHGTHVAGIIGAEQGNGLGIDGVADNVRIMPVSVVPSNGDERDKDVANGIRYAVENGAKVINMSFGKRLSPFKEQVDAAIRFAEEHDVLIVHAAGNNGENYDSLPAYPSARYENGQIAKNVLVVGNSTWRVGNNLPSRSSNYGVQTVDIFAPGTAILSTLPHNRYASFSGTSMASPMTAGVAALIRSYFPKLTAVQVRDILLKSSYQPDVTVRKPGRSNQQVPFKSLSRSGGLLNAYEAVKMILSEPGLH is encoded by the coding sequence ATGAATACACGAAAAAGTACTCTGCTATTCATACTGTTTTTTTTCTCCCTTCTTACTGCTTCTCAAGCCCAGTTGCCTATTCACACGACTCGCTGGAAAGGGCTCATCATGGCTCCCAATGCAATACAGGTAGTGGTAAGCTTTGGCAATGATACGTTATCGATCAAAACCGAAAGTGATAATCGGGTTCTGGAAACGATGCGCTATGAACAGGATGGCGATACCCTCTTTATTCAAAAAATTACCGGCCAAAGTTCCTGCGAGAACAATGCGCTGGCTCTGTATAAACTGGCTTATACTAACAATGGTGAGAGCTTTCTGTTAACGCCCATTAATGATAAATGTCCGGAGCGCCAACAAGCGTTTTCGTCAAAAACGCCCTTTATCCGAATACGCCCTGACCTAAATCAACCTCCTCAAAACTGGCCCTATCTTGATCCTAAACGCGATTCAGTAGCGGGCATCAGTTTATATAAGGCTTATGAGTTATTGAAAGATCGAAAGTCGGTTCCGGTGATTGTGGGGGTGCTTGACTCTGGAGTCGATATAACGCATGAAGACCTGCGGGATGTTATCTGGGTCAATCCGAAAGAGACTCCAGGAAACAGTGTTGACGATGATAAAAATGGGTATACCGACGATATTAATGGCTGGAACTTCATGGGAGCAAAAGATGGCACTACCTACGAATACGATCAGCCCGAGATTACCCAAACATATCTCGTACTCAGAAATAAATATGACAATGTGGATCCGGCCACAATTAAGCCTGCCGATAAGCGACAATACAATACCTTTCTGAGCGCTAAAAAGCAGTTTTTGCAACGGTACAAAGTCAGCTATCCTAAATACATAGCCTTCGCTGATACAGCGCAATTCTGGCGGGTTGCCCAACAAATTCAAACTCAATTACCGGATACAATTACGTCATCGCTTTCAATCAGTGCGATCAATTTTAGAACAGATTCGGTGGCAATTGCCGTCAAAAGTATTTTAGCCGATGCCTATTTACCACAGTACGGATCGTTTAAGTCATATCTCGGACTTGTTTGCAAAAACTGGACACGGTTCCGGCAGGCTATGGGCGGAGAGGCCGATATCGCTTACAACCCCGATTACAATCCACGTAAATCTGTGGGTGATAACCCAGCCGATCCAACTGAACGATATTACGGAAGTCCTAAAATGCTAATTGGTCAATCGCAGCAGTTGGCTATGCACGGAACCCATGTAGCGGGCATTATTGGCGCTGAGCAAGGGAATGGATTAGGGATAGATGGTGTTGCCGATAATGTTCGGATCATGCCGGTTTCGGTTGTCCCTTCCAATGGCGATGAACGCGATAAAGACGTGGCCAATGGCATTCGCTATGCCGTTGAGAATGGTGCCAAAGTAATTAATATGAGCTTTGGCAAACGACTATCTCCGTTCAAAGAGCAGGTTGATGCCGCCATTCGATTTGCGGAAGAGCACGATGTTCTGATCGTCCATGCGGCTGGCAACAACGGCGAAAACTACGATTCGCTGCCCGCCTACCCGTCTGCACGATACGAGAATGGGCAAATCGCAAAAAACGTGTTGGTTGTTGGCAATAGTACCTGGCGGGTTGGCAACAATCTACCGAGTCGGTCATCAAATTATGGCGTGCAAACGGTAGACATCTTTGCTCCCGGCACCGCTATTCTGTCGACATTGCCCCATAATCGATACGCCAGTTTCTCTGGCACCAGTATGGCATCGCCCATGACAGCCGGTGTGGCAGCCTTAATCCGTTCCTACTTCCCGAAACTAACAGCCGTTCAGGTCAGGGACATTTTGCTAAAAAGTAGCTACCAACCCGATGTAACCGTGCGCAAACCAGGTCGGTCCAACCAGCAAGTGCCTTTCAAAAGCCTGAGTCGTTCGGGTGGATTGCTTAATGCGTACGAAGCCGTGAAGATGATTCTGTCTGAACCGGGATTACATTGA
- a CDS encoding porin family protein yields MKLFSSILVLTFLAASSTMGQTGSGNTTASPNRQQELYDQYHGINKKTTTNNTAPTTMDRAKQREQAPTKTKPAVVTTLTQPTETASLNRSKKIADTNTPSGVRIGIRGGVTYPVFTETVAGVDPEIGFIGGLTFNFGSGNVSFQPEINYARYANKVTNFITYKNAIDYLEVPLFLKFSTGTYAGNRFFLNVGPYANYALSASQDGKKQSLDGAKGRFGFGAGAGVGAAIKAGPGHVTIEVRGLYSLGDTDNGFNTDSKTIFGQGTLGYIFPLGR; encoded by the coding sequence ATGAAATTATTTTCTTCAATACTGGTCCTTACATTTCTAGCCGCTAGTTCAACCATGGGGCAAACGGGTTCGGGCAACACGACGGCATCTCCTAATCGCCAGCAGGAGCTCTATGACCAATACCACGGCATTAATAAGAAAACAACTACTAACAATACAGCTCCTACCACAATGGATCGCGCCAAGCAGAGAGAACAGGCGCCGACAAAGACGAAACCAGCCGTTGTAACGACACTAACTCAACCAACGGAGACGGCATCCCTAAATCGATCAAAAAAAATAGCAGACACTAATACGCCATCTGGCGTTCGGATTGGTATTCGGGGCGGAGTTACGTATCCAGTTTTTACGGAAACAGTAGCTGGTGTTGATCCAGAAATTGGCTTTATTGGTGGGTTGACCTTCAATTTCGGGTCAGGGAACGTCTCGTTCCAACCTGAAATCAACTACGCTCGTTACGCCAATAAAGTAACCAATTTTATCACCTACAAGAATGCCATAGATTACCTTGAGGTGCCTTTATTTCTGAAATTCTCCACAGGAACGTATGCCGGGAATCGCTTTTTCCTGAACGTAGGCCCTTATGCAAACTATGCACTAAGTGCGAGTCAGGATGGAAAGAAACAATCGCTTGATGGCGCCAAAGGACGCTTTGGCTTTGGGGCAGGGGCAGGCGTTGGCGCTGCGATAAAAGCTGGACCTGGACATGTTACGATTGAAGTTCGTGGCCTGTACTCATTAGGGGATACAGACAACGGGTTCAATACAGATTCTAAAACAATCTTCGGGCAGGGAACACTAGGGTACATATTCCCTCTCGGACGATAA